A genome region from Hippopotamus amphibius kiboko isolate mHipAmp2 chromosome 1, mHipAmp2.hap2, whole genome shotgun sequence includes the following:
- the LOC130848126 gene encoding probable transmembrane reductase CYB561D1 isoform X3, with protein sequence MQSLEVGLVPTPQREPRLTRWLRRGSGILAHLVALGFTIFLTVLSRPGTSLFSWHPVFMALAVSLGFFLQFCLCMAEAILLFSPEHSPFFFCSRKARIRLHWAGQTLVILFAALGLGFIISSRTRSELPHLVSWHSWVEQTSHEGRRNSNEHSTATPTLRFPAVATGCLRPLPRHGVEVRSCETRPLACSQVTVTITFSILLQWHLRAEELQDVADKIAHLGQNLWNFLGG encoded by the exons ATGCAGTCCCTGGAAGTAGGTCTGGTTCCCACCCCACAGAGGGAGCCGAGACTGACCCGGTGGCTGCGGAGAGGCAGTGGGATCTTGGCGCACCTGGTTGCTTTGGGCTTCACCATCTTTCTGACTGTGCTGTCCCGGCCAGGAACCA GTCTTTTCTCCTGGCACCCTGTATTCATGGCCTTGGCGGTGAGTTTGGGCTTCTTTCTGCAG TTCTGCCTCTGCATGGCTGAGGCCATCCTACTCTTCTCGCCTGAGCACTCCCCGTTTTTCTTCTGCTCCAGAAAGGCCCGGATCCGACTCCATTGGGCGGGGCAGACCCTAGTCATCCTCTTTgcagccctgggcctgggctTCATCATCTCCAGCAGGACCCGCAGTGAGCTGCCCCACCTGGTGTCCTGGCACAGCTGG GTGGAGCAGACAAGCCATGAAGGGAGGCGCAACAGCAACGAACACAGCACTGCCACACCAACCCTCAGGTTTCCAGCCGTAGCCACAGGCTGCCTCAGGCCCTTACCCAGGCACGGGGTGGAGGTGAGGAGCTGTGAGACACGGCCCCTGGCTTGTTCACAG GTAACCGTCACAATAACCTTCTCCATTCTCCTGCAGTGGCACCTAAGAGCTGAAGAACTGCAAGACGTGGCAGACAAAATTGCACATCTTGGCCAGAATCTATGGAACTTCTTGGGAGGTTAG
- the LOC130848126 gene encoding probable transmembrane reductase CYB561D1 isoform X5, with translation MQSLEVGLVPTPQREPRLTRWLRRGSGILAHLVALGFTIFLTVLSRPGTSLFSWHPVFMALAVSLGFFLQFCLCMAEAILLFSPEHSPFFFCSRKARIRLHWAGQTLVILFAALGLGFIISSRTRSELPHLVSWHSWVEQTSHEGRRNSNEHSTATPTLRFPAVATGCLRPLPRHGVEVRSCETRPLACSQWHLRAEELQDVADKIAHLGQNLWNFLGG, from the exons ATGCAGTCCCTGGAAGTAGGTCTGGTTCCCACCCCACAGAGGGAGCCGAGACTGACCCGGTGGCTGCGGAGAGGCAGTGGGATCTTGGCGCACCTGGTTGCTTTGGGCTTCACCATCTTTCTGACTGTGCTGTCCCGGCCAGGAACCA GTCTTTTCTCCTGGCACCCTGTATTCATGGCCTTGGCGGTGAGTTTGGGCTTCTTTCTGCAG TTCTGCCTCTGCATGGCTGAGGCCATCCTACTCTTCTCGCCTGAGCACTCCCCGTTTTTCTTCTGCTCCAGAAAGGCCCGGATCCGACTCCATTGGGCGGGGCAGACCCTAGTCATCCTCTTTgcagccctgggcctgggctTCATCATCTCCAGCAGGACCCGCAGTGAGCTGCCCCACCTGGTGTCCTGGCACAGCTGG GTGGAGCAGACAAGCCATGAAGGGAGGCGCAACAGCAACGAACACAGCACTGCCACACCAACCCTCAGGTTTCCAGCCGTAGCCACAGGCTGCCTCAGGCCCTTACCCAGGCACGGGGTGGAGGTGAGGAGCTGTGAGACACGGCCCCTGGCTTGTTCACAG TGGCACCTAAGAGCTGAAGAACTGCAAGACGTGGCAGACAAAATTGCACATCTTGGCCAGAATCTATGGAACTTCTTGGGAGGTTAG
- the LOC130848126 gene encoding probable transmembrane reductase CYB561D1 isoform X2 — protein sequence MQSLEVGLVPTPQREPRLTRWLRRGSGILAHLVALGFTIFLTVLSRPGTSLFSWHPVFMALAVSLGFFLQFCLCMAEAILLFSPEHSPFFFCSRKARIRLHWAGQTLVILFAALGLGFIISSRTRSELPHLVSWHSWVEQTSHEGRRNSNEHSTATPTLRFPAVATGCLRPLPRHGVEVRSCETRPLACSQVCFSYLVSGSWGRITVPSSSKGFIGIKTQRHTHTCHESIYV from the exons ATGCAGTCCCTGGAAGTAGGTCTGGTTCCCACCCCACAGAGGGAGCCGAGACTGACCCGGTGGCTGCGGAGAGGCAGTGGGATCTTGGCGCACCTGGTTGCTTTGGGCTTCACCATCTTTCTGACTGTGCTGTCCCGGCCAGGAACCA GTCTTTTCTCCTGGCACCCTGTATTCATGGCCTTGGCGGTGAGTTTGGGCTTCTTTCTGCAG TTCTGCCTCTGCATGGCTGAGGCCATCCTACTCTTCTCGCCTGAGCACTCCCCGTTTTTCTTCTGCTCCAGAAAGGCCCGGATCCGACTCCATTGGGCGGGGCAGACCCTAGTCATCCTCTTTgcagccctgggcctgggctTCATCATCTCCAGCAGGACCCGCAGTGAGCTGCCCCACCTGGTGTCCTGGCACAGCTGG GTGGAGCAGACAAGCCATGAAGGGAGGCGCAACAGCAACGAACACAGCACTGCCACACCAACCCTCAGGTTTCCAGCCGTAGCCACAGGCTGCCTCAGGCCCTTACCCAGGCACGGGGTGGAGGTGAGGAGCTGTGAGACACGGCCCCTGGCTTGTTCACAGGTTTGTTTCTCCTACCTTGTTTCGGGCTCTTGGGGTAGAATCACAGTCCCTTCCTCCTCAAAGGGCTTTATTGGAATTAaaacacagaggcacacacacacctgccatGAAAGCATTTATGTTTAA
- the LOC130848126 gene encoding probable transmembrane reductase CYB561D1 isoform X1, with protein sequence MQSLEVGLVPTPQREPRLTRWLRRGSGILAHLVALGFTIFLTVLSRPGTSLFSWHPVFMALAVSLGFFLQFCLCMAEAILLFSPEHSPFFFCSRKARIRLHWAGQTLVILFAALGLGFIISSRTRSELPHLVSWHSWVGALTLLATSGQALCGLCLLCPRSARVSRVARLKLYHLTCGLVIYLMATVTVLLSMHSVWFQAQIKGATWYLCLALPLYPALVIMHQISSSYLPRKKMEM encoded by the exons ATGCAGTCCCTGGAAGTAGGTCTGGTTCCCACCCCACAGAGGGAGCCGAGACTGACCCGGTGGCTGCGGAGAGGCAGTGGGATCTTGGCGCACCTGGTTGCTTTGGGCTTCACCATCTTTCTGACTGTGCTGTCCCGGCCAGGAACCA GTCTTTTCTCCTGGCACCCTGTATTCATGGCCTTGGCGGTGAGTTTGGGCTTCTTTCTGCAG TTCTGCCTCTGCATGGCTGAGGCCATCCTACTCTTCTCGCCTGAGCACTCCCCGTTTTTCTTCTGCTCCAGAAAGGCCCGGATCCGACTCCATTGGGCGGGGCAGACCCTAGTCATCCTCTTTgcagccctgggcctgggctTCATCATCTCCAGCAGGACCCGCAGTGAGCTGCCCCACCTGGTGTCCTGGCACAGCTGGGTAGGGGCTCTGACACTGCTGGCCACTAGTGGTCAGGCACTGTGTGGGCTCTGCCTCCTCTGTCCCCGGTCAGCCAGGGTCTCAAGGGTGGCTCGCCTCAAGCTCTACCATCTGACATGCGGACTGGTGATCTACCTGATGGCTACAGTAACAGTGCTCCTGAGCATGCACTCCGTGTGGTTCCAGGCCCAGATCAAAGGTGCAACCTGGTACCTGTGCCTGGCGCTACCCCTGTATCCAGCCCTGGTAATCATGCACCAGATCTCTAGCTCCTACTTgccaaggaagaaaatggaaatgtga
- the LOC130848126 gene encoding probable transmembrane reductase CYB561D1 isoform X4 → MQSLEVGLVPTPQREPRLTRWLRRGSGILAHLVALGFTIFLTVLSRPGTSLFSWHPVFMALAFCLCMAEAILLFSPEHSPFFFCSRKARIRLHWAGQTLVILFAALGLGFIISSRTRSELPHLVSWHSWVGALTLLATSGQALCGLCLLCPRSARVSRVARLKLYHLTCGLVIYLMATVTVLLSMHSVWFQAQIKGATWYLCLALPLYPALVIMHQISSSYLPRKKMEM, encoded by the exons ATGCAGTCCCTGGAAGTAGGTCTGGTTCCCACCCCACAGAGGGAGCCGAGACTGACCCGGTGGCTGCGGAGAGGCAGTGGGATCTTGGCGCACCTGGTTGCTTTGGGCTTCACCATCTTTCTGACTGTGCTGTCCCGGCCAGGAACCA GTCTTTTCTCCTGGCACCCTGTATTCATGGCCTTGGCG TTCTGCCTCTGCATGGCTGAGGCCATCCTACTCTTCTCGCCTGAGCACTCCCCGTTTTTCTTCTGCTCCAGAAAGGCCCGGATCCGACTCCATTGGGCGGGGCAGACCCTAGTCATCCTCTTTgcagccctgggcctgggctTCATCATCTCCAGCAGGACCCGCAGTGAGCTGCCCCACCTGGTGTCCTGGCACAGCTGGGTAGGGGCTCTGACACTGCTGGCCACTAGTGGTCAGGCACTGTGTGGGCTCTGCCTCCTCTGTCCCCGGTCAGCCAGGGTCTCAAGGGTGGCTCGCCTCAAGCTCTACCATCTGACATGCGGACTGGTGATCTACCTGATGGCTACAGTAACAGTGCTCCTGAGCATGCACTCCGTGTGGTTCCAGGCCCAGATCAAAGGTGCAACCTGGTACCTGTGCCTGGCGCTACCCCTGTATCCAGCCCTGGTAATCATGCACCAGATCTCTAGCTCCTACTTgccaaggaagaaaatggaaatgtga
- the LOC130848126 gene encoding probable transmembrane reductase CYB561D1 isoform X6 produces the protein MALAFCLCMAEAILLFSPEHSPFFFCSRKARIRLHWAGQTLVILFAALGLGFIISSRTRSELPHLVSWHSWVGALTLLATSGQALCGLCLLCPRSARVSRVARLKLYHLTCGLVIYLMATVTVLLSMHSVWFQAQIKGATWYLCLALPLYPALVIMHQISSSYLPRKKMEM, from the exons ATGGCCTTGGCG TTCTGCCTCTGCATGGCTGAGGCCATCCTACTCTTCTCGCCTGAGCACTCCCCGTTTTTCTTCTGCTCCAGAAAGGCCCGGATCCGACTCCATTGGGCGGGGCAGACCCTAGTCATCCTCTTTgcagccctgggcctgggctTCATCATCTCCAGCAGGACCCGCAGTGAGCTGCCCCACCTGGTGTCCTGGCACAGCTGGGTAGGGGCTCTGACACTGCTGGCCACTAGTGGTCAGGCACTGTGTGGGCTCTGCCTCCTCTGTCCCCGGTCAGCCAGGGTCTCAAGGGTGGCTCGCCTCAAGCTCTACCATCTGACATGCGGACTGGTGATCTACCTGATGGCTACAGTAACAGTGCTCCTGAGCATGCACTCCGTGTGGTTCCAGGCCCAGATCAAAGGTGCAACCTGGTACCTGTGCCTGGCGCTACCCCTGTATCCAGCCCTGGTAATCATGCACCAGATCTCTAGCTCCTACTTgccaaggaagaaaatggaaatgtga